The following are encoded in a window of Bacillota bacterium genomic DNA:
- the spoVAD gene encoding stage V sporulation protein AD: MKVGKQTWLFDNRPTILASAAVGGPREARGPLAEDFDLLHDDLLFGEKSFEKAERKLLEEACELAIKKANLRQEDIEFMLAGDLSNQIISSTFTSRGLAIPYLGLFGACSTSMESLALGALIVDTRFGSNVLCGTASHYAAVEKQYRYPTEYGSQKPDTAQWTVTGAGAAILGQTAAGPQIVAATIGKVIDMGLKDPFNMGAAMAPAAVDTISAHCQDLNISPDEYDLIATGDLGRYGHELTLELFPKYHIDMPKEKYADCGMMIYHEHQPMLFAGASGTACSAAVTYGHILNRMRKGELKKVLIVATGALLSPMSYQQKESIPCIAHAVAIEYTEQE; the protein is encoded by the coding sequence GTGAAAGTCGGAAAGCAGACTTGGTTGTTTGATAATCGGCCTACCATCCTTGCTTCCGCTGCTGTCGGCGGACCCCGGGAAGCCCGCGGACCTTTAGCGGAAGATTTTGATCTGCTCCATGACGATCTGCTCTTCGGCGAAAAAAGCTTCGAAAAAGCAGAGCGGAAGCTCCTGGAAGAAGCCTGTGAGCTGGCAATTAAGAAAGCAAACTTAAGACAGGAAGATATTGAATTTATGCTGGCAGGCGATCTATCCAACCAGATTATCAGCTCCACTTTTACCAGCCGCGGGCTGGCCATTCCTTATCTGGGATTATTCGGAGCCTGCTCAACATCGATGGAGAGCTTAGCCCTAGGAGCTCTTATTGTCGACACCAGATTTGGCAGTAATGTGCTCTGCGGCACCGCCAGCCACTACGCCGCTGTCGAAAAGCAGTACCGCTATCCAACTGAATACGGGTCACAAAAGCCTGATACCGCCCAGTGGACAGTTACCGGCGCTGGAGCTGCCATCCTTGGGCAGACAGCAGCTGGACCGCAGATTGTCGCTGCTACTATCGGCAAAGTGATCGACATGGGGCTAAAGGATCCTTTCAATATGGGCGCGGCTATGGCTCCTGCCGCTGTCGATACAATCAGCGCCCATTGCCAAGATCTCAACATCTCTCCGGATGAATATGATCTGATTGCCACCGGTGACTTAGGCCGCTACGGCCACGAACTAACGCTGGAACTGTTTCCGAAGTATCATATCGACATGCCTAAAGAAAAATATGCTGACTGCGGCATGATGATTTATCACGAACACCAGCCCATGCTGTTTGCCGGGGCAAGCGGCACAGCCTGCTCCGCAGCAGTAACCTATGGCCATATTCTCAACCGCATGCGCAAAGGGGAACTTAAAAAAGTGCTGATTGTTGCTACTGGGGCGCTGCTTTCCCCCATGTCCTATCAGCAAAAAGAAAGTATTCCCTGCATAGCTCATGCCGTTGCCATTGAATACACAGAACAGGAGTGA
- the spoVAE gene encoding stage V sporulation protein AE — protein sequence MEIYFWAFVVGGLICVIGQLLLDVGRFTPAHTVTILVVAGAILSGLELYQPLIDFAGAGASVPITSFGNSLVQGALSEAKQSGLVGIVTGIFEVTSAGISSAIVFAFLASLILRPKG from the coding sequence ATGGAGATTTATTTTTGGGCTTTTGTAGTAGGCGGACTGATATGTGTCATCGGCCAGCTGCTCCTTGATGTCGGCAGATTCACCCCTGCCCATACTGTAACCATCCTAGTTGTTGCCGGCGCAATTCTTTCCGGCTTAGAACTGTATCAGCCTTTAATAGACTTTGCAGGAGCCGGTGCTTCCGTTCCCATAACCAGCTTCGGCAATTCGCTGGTTCAAGGTGCGTTAAGTGAAGCCAAGCAATCGGGATTGGTTGGAATTGTGACCGGAATCTTTGAAGTAACCAGCGCCGGTATTTCCTCGGCAATTGTATTTGCCTTTTTAGCATCGCTTATACTCAGACCGAAAGGATAA